The following are encoded together in the Babylonia areolata isolate BAREFJ2019XMU chromosome 18, ASM4173473v1, whole genome shotgun sequence genome:
- the LOC143292666 gene encoding GDP-fucose protein O-fucosyltransferase 4-like yields the protein MSFVHKLRPFQRFHQWSNRSPTFETAVCIRIATTMISRRLSLILKLFLILMLLTLCFPLCKSWNNYFSSADNGEEFLSSVWDYMMDTWPGYHAKSVKSFDSDFPVIVWWSDKGSLCPHTDGEPTYAELACPNGATCYSTTDRDPKLMNDPRTRGFLFYGTDLDPFDLPLPRLKHHEWALIHEESPLNNYILTHNELLKLINHTSTFRRESDYPLSTQAINNPDFLTIRQPVSTAQKNEEKKLRDLASVVYVQSHCDVPSDRDSYVKELMKYIKIDSYGACLHNKDLPSELLEPAETFEHKDFYDLLSVYKFTLAFENAYCNDYMTEKIMRPLHIGVVPIYKGSPVVQDWMPNNHSVILVDDFKSPKELADFIKYLDENDDEYEKYLEFKKTAVTNTYLTNHLLTREWSEGMKDFFRGFECHLCKQLSDRMEREKLHAEDASVPLLPPRWANISHLGCPAPERLDTGHGISEYWPDIDWTALYWDGLDKARAMVHMLEAGETNTQKFNKYHRAVLEKYRTKH from the coding sequence ATGTCTTTTGTCCATAAACTCCGTCCATTTCAAAGATTTCACCAGTGGTCAAACAGAAGCCCTACTTTCGAAACTGCTGTGTGCATTCGAATTGCAACCACAATGATTTCAAGGAGATTGTCTCTGATTTTGAAGCTTTTTCTCATTTTAATGTTGCTCacactttgttttcctttgtgtaAGAGTTGGAACAATTACTTCAGCTCAGCAGATAATGGTGAAGAATTCCTTTCAAGTGTGTGGGATTATATGATGGATACATGGCCTGGATATCATGCAAAAAGTGTTAAATCCTTTGACTCGGACTTTCCAGTAATTGTATGGTGGTCAGATAAAGGCAGTCTATGCCCCCACACCGATGGAGAACCAACATATGCAGAACTCGCATGTCCAAATGGAGCCACCTGTTACTCAACAACAGACAGGGACCCAAAGCTCATGAATGATCCACGTACACGAGGGTTCCTTTTCTATGGAACAGATCTTGATCCATTTGATTTACCCTTGCCAAGACTGAAACATCATGAGTGGGCACTCATTCACGAAGAATCACCCCTGAACAATTACATTCTGACCCACAATGAATTGTTAAAGTTGATTAATCACACATCAACTTTCAGACGTGAATCTGATTATCCACTTTCGACACAAGCCATTAATAATCCTGATTTTTTAACCATCCGCCAACCAGTCAGTACAGcacagaaaaatgaagaaaagaaattgaGAGACCTTGCTTCAGTAGTCTATGTACAATCTCACTGTGATGTGCCTTCCGACAGAGACAGTTATGTGAAAGAGCTAATGAAATATATTAAAATTGATTCATATGGTGCTTGTCTTCACAATAAAGATTTGCCTTCAGAGTTGCTGGAACCAGCAGAAACGTTTGAGCACAAAGATTTTTATGATCTTTTGTCTGTCTACAAGTTTACTTTAGCATTTGAAAATGCATACTGTAATGATTACATGACTGAGAAAATTATGCGTCCATTGCATATTGGTGTTGTCCCTATATATAAGGGCTCTCCAGTTGTCCAAGACTGGATGCCAAACAACCATAGTGTAATTCTTGTTGATGATTTCAAATCTCCCAAAGAACTTGCAGACTTTATCAAATACCTTGATGAAAACGATGATGAATATGAAAAGTACTTGGAATTCAAGAAAACCGCGGTGACAAATACATATCTCACGAATCATTTACTCACTCGTGAGTGGTCAGAGGGAATGAAGGACTTTTTCCGTGGATTTGAGTGTCACCTTTGCAAACAGCTGTCAgatagaatggaaagagagaaactACATGCAGAAGATGCATCTGTGCCATTACTACCACCACGCTGGGCCAACATTTCTCACCTGGGATGCCCTGCACCAGAACGTTTGGACACCGGACATGGGATTAGTGAATA